CACGCCGATTTCGCCGATGAGTCCCTCCTCGCGGAGTTCCGCGAAGGCTTCGAGCGTGTCGGTGGTCTCGTACTCGCCGGTCGGCCAGTGGACGTACAGTAGGTCCACGAAATCGACGCCGAGCCGTTCGAAGCTATCGGCGGCGCTGGTCAGTACGTGGTCGTAGTCGAGGTTATCCGGACTCACCTTCGTCGCCAGAAACACGTCATCGCGGTCCACGTCGGAATCAGCGACGGCGTCGCCCACCGCGTCCTCGTTGTCGTACCCCTCGGCCGTATCGATATGCCGGTACCCCATCCGGAGGGCCTGCCCGACGGTCTCGACGCACTCGTCGTACGCCTCTATCTGGTAGGTGCCGAGACCGAGCATCGGTATCCCGTGGGTCGTCGGCGGCGAGAGGGCGGCGACCTCCTCGTCGGTTTCGGCGGTCTCGGGTTCGGCGGATTCGGACTCCGCGGTCTCGGTTTCGGCAGTCTCGGATTCGGCAGATTCGGACTCAACGGACTCGCCAACCTCGCTCTCGCCGGGAGTCGCGCGCTCCCGAACCTCGCGCGCGGTCTCGCTCAGTCCGCCCTCCTCGCCGGAGATGGCCTCGGCACCGTCCCCGCGCTGTCTGCCGAGGACGAACCCCATTGCGAAGGCGAGTGCGAAGGGAAGCCCCTTCCGCAAGATACCGCCGTCGTCTCCTGATTCTGCGCGTGGCTCGTCGGTCTCGGTTCGCTGTCGAAGCATAGTCCGAGTTCGACGGACGCACACTTGCCGGTTGTGGCAGGTCTCTGGGAGAGACAATTCGCACAATTGGGGAGTGACGTTTCTTGCAGAGGAAGGAAAATCGCTAACTGAAAAGTCGAGTAGAAGCTAGCGTCAGGCTTGAGCAAATCAGACCGCAACCGCACAGCACCGCGAGAGCCACGTCCTCCCCAACCGCTTGCGGTCCTCACTTCGTTGCGGTCCTCAGCCCTCGCGCGCTGATGGCGCGACACGAGGTCGCGCCGTCGGACAAACCGCGTCCGACGAGCCTGCGCGAACGTCCGTTCGCGCAGACGCCAGCGCGCGCCGGAAGGAAATCCCAACTCGTCGTAGTCCCCGGACGGTGTTGCCGACTCGCACGACTTTTAGCGCGCGAGACGCCAAGCAGGGGTATGGCAACCTTCCGCTCCTTCGAGGGACTCCGCGACGCGCTCGCGGACGCCGAGTTCGACCGCCCGCCAGCAATCGTCTGCAACGCCCACGTCACCGGCCTGAGCGTGGCGCGCGCGCTGAAGGCCCGCGACGTGCCCGTCATCGCCATCGACCGCAACGAGAAGGGCGTCGCGCCCTACTCCGAGACCGTGGACTTCGCCGGGCGGGTCACATACCCGCTGGACGACGAAGAGGGATTCCGCGAGGACGTGGAAGCGCTGGCCGCGGAGTTGGACCACGAACCCGTGGCGTTCGGGTGCATGGACGAGTGGGTTCACGCCTTCTCCCGGACGGAACCGGAAGGCGTCGCGCTCCCGTTCGCCGAGCGCGCGACCATCGACCGCGTGCTGGACAAGGAATCGCTCTACACCGTCGCCGAGGAGTTGGATGTTCCCTACCCCGAGACCTACCGCATCGCCGAGACCGACCCCGACGAGACCGGCGGCGAAGAGGGACCTGCCGGAGAGAACAGAGAGAGCGTCCCCGCCGCAGAGGCGGCCGAGCGACTGGGCTTCCCGCTAGTAATCAAGCCCGCGCTCAAGCGCAAGTTCTCCGAGGCCGTCGGTACGAACGTCATCGAGGTGGCCGACGAAGCAGAACTGGACGACGTGGTGGCCAACGCCGCCGACGAAGACATCCGCGTGATGGCCCAAGAGAAGGTCCCGGCCGTGCAGGGCGAGGACTGCTCGCTGGCCTCCTACGTCCCCGAATCAGGGGACGCCGTCTCGTTCGTCGGGAACGCTCGGGTCCGCTACCCCTTGGGCTACGGCACCTCCTGCGTCGTCCGGCGCGCGACGGGCGAGTCCGCCCGCGAGGTCGAGGAGAACGCGCTCGCAGTGCTGGACGAGACCGACTACTACGGCATCAGCGAGGCCGAGTTCCTTTACGACGGCGACCGCGAGGAGTACGTCCTCATCGACGTGAACACCCGGCCGTGGAAGTGGATTTCTCTGCCAGTGCAGGCGGGCGCGAACCTCCCGCTGGCCGCGTACAGCGACGCCGTGGGAGAGAGCTACGAGGCCGACGAAATCCGGGACGCGAGTTGGGTCTACCTCGCAGACTACATGCAACTGCTCGGGAGCGACGACGCCTTCGCGGACGTACTGAGCGGAGACGACTGGCTCTCGCTCCTCTCGGGCGACTTCGAGGCGAGCGCGGACCTGACGACCGGCGTGTACCGACCGAGCGACCCCGGACCGGCGTATCAGCTTCTCAGCACCGAGTTCGGGACGCAGGAATACTACTGCTCCTGCTAGGTGACGGTTTCGCCGCGTCTCGTTCGTTCTCTCCGGCTCTCTTTTTCGATTCGTCGGCGTCTCTCTTCCGACTCCGAGAAACGAGTGTCTCAGTTCTACCACACGTCTCGCCGGTATCCCCGACTTTTCCCTCGGCGAACACCACCGGACGAACAATGAGCAGCGACTACATCCACCTGAATCTCTTCACGATGAACGCGGTCGAACACGTCACGACCGGCAACTGGCGGACGCCGGGCGACCAGTCGAGCCGCTACACCGACGCCGACTACTGGCAGGAGGTTGCCCGAACCGCCGAGCGCGGCGGGTTCGACGGCGTGTTCTTCGCCGACGTGCGGGGCATCTACGACGTGTACGGCGGCGACAGGGAGACCGCCATCGAGAACGCGATACAGACGCCGTCGAACGACCCCGCGTACCTCGTCCCCGCGATGGCGTCGGTCACCGATAACCTCGGCTTCGCGGTCACCAAGTCCACCTCGTACAACCACCCCTACCAGTTGGCCCGCGAACTCTCGACGCTCGACCACCTCACGGACGGCCGCGTCGCGTTCAACATCGTCACTTCCTATCTCGAAAGCGCGGCCCGAAACCTCGGACTCGGCGAGCGGATGGACCACGACGACCGGTACGACCGCGCCGACGAGTTCATGGAGGTCTGTTACGCGCTCTGGGAGGAGAGTTGGGACGACGACGCGGTGGTCAGCGACCGCGAGCGCGGCGTCTACACCGACCCCGAGAAGGTGCGGGCCATCGACTTCGAGGGCGAGTTCTTCGACGTGCCCGGTCCCCACGGCGCGGAACCCTCGCCCCAGCGAACGCCCGTGTTGTATCAGGCGGGGTCGTCGGACCGCGGCCGGGAGTTCGCCGCTGACAACGCCGAGGCGGTCTTCGTCAGCCAACTCACCGAGGAGGGCGTCCGGGACTACGTCGAGGACATGCGCGACCGGGCCGCGGAGCGCGGGCGGGACCCCGACGACCTGCTGTTTTTCCCCGGTATCGCGCCCGTCGTGGGCGAGACCGAAGAGATAGCCCAGCAAAAGTACGAGACGTACGCCGGGAACGTCGATACCGAGGCGACCCTCGCCCTGCTCTCGGGGTTCATCGACCTCGACTTCTCGGAACTCGACCCCGAACAGAAGGTCGAACACATCGAGACCGACGCGATTCAGGGAGCCATCAACGCGTTCACGAAGAACGACCCCGACCGCGACTGGACCGTCGAAGAGGTCGCGGAGTTCGCGGGACTCGGATCGACCTCCCCCGTCGTCGTCGGGAACCCCGAGCAGGTCGCCGACGTTCTCCAGCACTGGTACGAGGACGTAGGCGTGGACGGCTTCAACGTCAAGGAAATCGTCCGGCCCGGCACGCTCCGGGACTTCGTGGACATGGTGGTCCCGGAACTGCGCGAGCGCGGACTGGTCCGCGAGGGCTACGAGGGCGAGACCCTGCGCGAGAACCTGTTCGAAAAAGAGGGTCGGACGGGGCTTGCCGAGGACCACCCGGCGCGGAACTGAAAGATATTATCGACCGTTGTTCTTTTTCTTCTTTTTCATTTTCCGGCTTTGGATACGTGGCCTTGGTTCTGAACGTTGACCATTGTCGCACTGTTGTTGCTCAATTTCGTCTTCGAGCAAAGAAAGAAAAATCCTGGTACAGGTGTATATCAAGAGAACTATGAAAACAAATGGCACAGACGCTTCTGTGACCAGTATTGGCTCAAAACTAGCAACAAGGTTTCGTATTTCAGTATAAAAAGCGATGGAAATAGCGGATACGGTCGAGGCCACCACATGAAAATGGAATGAGGAATATGGAACCCCGTTAGCGAGAAGCGTGTCATATTCCTCAACTTCGAGAACAGGGAGTAAAACCCAAATAGCCCACAAGAAAACTCCCAAAACAAATCTAACATCACTTTCCGAGGTAGTACATAAAAATAGCACAAAAGCGAGGAGTACCGTGCTAGCAGCATGAAGAAAATTAAAACGGCCAAGCTCTGACTGATGCTTACCGACCTTATTATCAGAGAATAGGAAGAATCCGTGGTTTTGATTCACTACTTCAGTGAGGTCAATGTCTCGGGCAATACGGCTCAGTTCGAGAATGACGAGAAGAAGCAATGGAACGAGAGTAGTTACCGCCTGCTCGCTTATCGCCATACAGTTTATCTGTGGAGGATAGGGAAATTAATTCTTATCTGTTTTACCAAGAAGCGATAGAATGCCGTTGCGTTTTTCTCACTACGCTACAATCTCTCCGCCAATGACCGACTCCCGCGAAATCCTGCTGACGAACGACGACGGGATAGACAGCCCCGGCATCCGCGCCCTCTACGACGCCCTCTCGGAGGTCGGCAACGTCACGACCGTCGCGCCCGCAGACGACCAGAGCGCGGTCGGCCGGGCGATGACCTACGAGGTGCCGGTCCGCGAACACGAACTCGGCTACGCCATCGAGGGGACGCCCTCCGACTGCGTGGTCGCGGGACTCGCGGAACTCGGTCCCTACCCGGACATCGTGGTCTCGGGGTGCAACGAGGGCGCAAACATCGGCGCGTACGTCCTCGGGCGCTCGGGCACCGTCAGCGCCGCGGTCGAAGCGGCGTTCTTCGGCGTCCCGGCCATCGCGGCGTCGCTCCACATCCCCCAGAACGAGTGGCCCCGAGAGACGAAGGTCGAGGAGTACGCGGAGGTCGCCGAGGCGGTGCGCTACCTCGTCGAGAACGCGCCCGAGGCGGGCGTCTTCGAGGAGGCAGAGTATCTGAACGTCAACGCGCCGCTTCCCACCGAGGCGAGCGCGGGCGAAGATGGCGCGCGCTCCGCGGCCGACGCCGCGGAGCGCGCGCCGATGGTCGTCACGCGGCCCTCGCACGTCTACGACATGGACGCGACGCGGGACGACGGCGTGGTGACGCTCCACGACCGGACGTGGGAGCAGTTGGACGGCGACTCGCTTTCGGACCCCGAGGGCACCGACCGCCGGGCGGTCTTCGAGGGGAAGGTCAGCGTCTCGCCGCTGACCGCGCCCCACACCACCGAGCATCACGAAGAACTGGACGACCTCGCCGAGCGATTCTGACCGGGCGCGAGCAGTACCGGAGCGGTCGCCCGACTCTACGCCGACTCGTCGAATCCGCTGTCGAAGCGGTCGCCGGTCTTGTCCAGGTTCTTCACGCCGGGACAGTCGTGTTTCTCCGGGAGTTGGTGGTCCGGACAGAAGGTTCCCTGACAGTACGAACAGCCCCGCGGTCCGGCCAGATTCTCGCCGCACTCCTCGCAGGTGTCCATGCGTGAGATACACAGCCAATGACCAAGGAAGTATGGGTCGAAGGCGCTTGGACAGCGGTACGCGAAACCCGCGAAAAGTGCGTCGAACGCCGCGAGAGGCCGGACTTCCGGCCAACTGAGACCGACGTGAGCAAAGTTTATTTAACCTTGCTGAGAACATCTTACCATGGTCAAGAGTACCGTCCGATTTCCCGAACCCGTGGTTGAGGAAATCGAATCACTCGTCGAGGAGGGTGTCGTCGAGAGCAAGTCGGAGTTCCACCGGTTCTGCTCGGAGTACGTCCTCGCGCAACTCGACCCCGACTTCGAACCGGAGACGCTGGACTTCGAGGAACTCGAAGACGCGCTCATCCGCGACGCGGGTCCCTCAGAGGGCGACGGCC
This genomic stretch from Halorussus pelagicus harbors:
- a CDS encoding AN1-type zinc finger domain-containing protein; this encodes MDTCEECGENLAGPRGCSYCQGTFCPDHQLPEKHDCPGVKNLDKTGDRFDSGFDESA
- a CDS encoding ribbon-helix-helix domain-containing protein — its product is MVKSTVRFPEPVVEEIESLVEEGVVESKSEFHRFCSEYVLAQLDPDFEPETLDFEELEDALIRDAGPSEGDGLSFLESVLFIRKHALRGNVQDAEDFIDHHYDPHDRDAVLLEELLSFYHESAPDSVSTPRRSAHPEQR
- a CDS encoding carboxylate--amine ligase: MATFRSFEGLRDALADAEFDRPPAIVCNAHVTGLSVARALKARDVPVIAIDRNEKGVAPYSETVDFAGRVTYPLDDEEGFREDVEALAAELDHEPVAFGCMDEWVHAFSRTEPEGVALPFAERATIDRVLDKESLYTVAEELDVPYPETYRIAETDPDETGGEEGPAGENRESVPAAEAAERLGFPLVIKPALKRKFSEAVGTNVIEVADEAELDDVVANAADEDIRVMAQEKVPAVQGEDCSLASYVPESGDAVSFVGNARVRYPLGYGTSCVVRRATGESAREVEENALAVLDETDYYGISEAEFLYDGDREEYVLIDVNTRPWKWISLPVQAGANLPLAAYSDAVGESYEADEIRDASWVYLADYMQLLGSDDAFADVLSGDDWLSLLSGDFEASADLTTGVYRPSDPGPAYQLLSTEFGTQEYYCSC
- a CDS encoding LLM class flavin-dependent oxidoreductase produces the protein MSSDYIHLNLFTMNAVEHVTTGNWRTPGDQSSRYTDADYWQEVARTAERGGFDGVFFADVRGIYDVYGGDRETAIENAIQTPSNDPAYLVPAMASVTDNLGFAVTKSTSYNHPYQLARELSTLDHLTDGRVAFNIVTSYLESAARNLGLGERMDHDDRYDRADEFMEVCYALWEESWDDDAVVSDRERGVYTDPEKVRAIDFEGEFFDVPGPHGAEPSPQRTPVLYQAGSSDRGREFAADNAEAVFVSQLTEEGVRDYVEDMRDRAAERGRDPDDLLFFPGIAPVVGETEEIAQQKYETYAGNVDTEATLALLSGFIDLDFSELDPEQKVEHIETDAIQGAINAFTKNDPDRDWTVEEVAEFAGLGSTSPVVVGNPEQVADVLQHWYEDVGVDGFNVKEIVRPGTLRDFVDMVVPELRERGLVREGYEGETLRENLFEKEGRTGLAEDHPARN
- the surE gene encoding 5'/3'-nucleotidase SurE; amino-acid sequence: MTDSREILLTNDDGIDSPGIRALYDALSEVGNVTTVAPADDQSAVGRAMTYEVPVREHELGYAIEGTPSDCVVAGLAELGPYPDIVVSGCNEGANIGAYVLGRSGTVSAAVEAAFFGVPAIAASLHIPQNEWPRETKVEEYAEVAEAVRYLVENAPEAGVFEEAEYLNVNAPLPTEASAGEDGARSAADAAERAPMVVTRPSHVYDMDATRDDGVVTLHDRTWEQLDGDSLSDPEGTDRRAVFEGKVSVSPLTAPHTTEHHEELDDLAERF